DNA from Acipenser ruthenus chromosome 23, fAciRut3.2 maternal haplotype, whole genome shotgun sequence:
ttttcacctGATCCCCAATTTGGTTATCCCCAATCactgtgttttactgaactgtagaatctcaggacagatcgtaccaattttaataatatattatgatttattgtaaagGCTGGTGTTGCTTTGAGGAGAATACCCCGGAAAGCTATACCAActgtaacataacactgacatggtcgattcgcacTAAAAAGATACAGGACGCCTCTGTTTGAAATTTTCccaatgtcctgtaaaaaaagggaaacagtgatgcaatttgagtgcagttttctaatgtgacagtgtaaGCGCTGCAGGAAAGAACAACAAGTTCTTCATttttgcgtaccatgtgaaaCATTTCTGGGGGCGCTCCAGACTTCACCCcttcagctgcttcccctactgactgacatgctttcactCAGTAACATGCCTTGACTCAGAAGGCACTGCTGGGgttaaatgacccaggaagtgaaatACCTTTTGGAAAGCAAGGCGGGcctgctataacatgtgtttatttcaaaactgcacatttgagacctacatggCTAATGGGAATCAGACTTGCACAATTATTTTGTTCGCTACAATTATTTTAACGTGGCTGACAGGCCCCTGGTTTAAAGTGGAAATTCTCACCTGACAGCGGTCGAATCTTCTGAGACACAATCCCATCAGTGGTGCTGTTTCCAGACTTGCCCCCTCGGGTATCCTGCTGGATGACAGCAGAGGCAGTGGTGCTGGCAGTGGGGTTTGAAACCTGGCTGGTCGTTGTGCTCTCAGCAGTGCTGGCAGGCGGCTCTGGACTGCTCCTGATCATGGTACCGTTACTGGTTGGTAAAGGAGTCATTGTGTTGACACTGCTCTTATACTGCGAGGTATAGGAATCATTCCCCGGCATGGTGCTACTGAGGGTCATGGGTGCACTGGTACTGGATATGTTGGTAGTTACTTGGGTCTCACTTGTTCCTGGTGTTGTACTGCTTACATGGGTTGTATTGGGGGCTGGAGATGATGTATCTGTGGTAGAGTTAACCAATGAGCTGTTGTCTGCAGTTTCTTTGGAAACCAGGCCAGTTGAATTGGCCAATGAGCTGTTGCCTGTCGTTTCATTGGAAACCAGGTCAGTTGAGTTAACCAATGAGCTGTTGCCTGTCGTTTCATTGGAAACCAGGTCAGTTGAGTTAACCAATGAGCTGTTGCCCGTCGTTTCATTGGAAACCAGGTCAGTTGAGTTAACCAATGAGCTGTTGCCTGTCGTTTCATTGGAAACCAGGTCAGTTGAGTTAACCAATGAGCTGTGGTCTGTCGTTTCATTGGCATTGGGTGGCAGGAGGGTAGTGGATGCTGAGGAGCTGGTATCGGCCACGTCAGTAGAAGTGAAAGCAGGTATTAAacctgaggaaaaacaaaaaatactgaatATCACAGCACattccaaacaataaaaacaaagcagcccAGGGCATACTCAGGGGTGGCCAATTCATATCGCCCGATGCCCGAGTCAACAAGATTTGTGTcagggacaacaagttttaccGGTACATTTTGCCCGTCGGACAAATACCACATTACTTCAATTGGGCGCTGCGGCGTTTATTTTAAACAAGGGCGGTGATTATTGTTGTGATAAGCAATAAAAGAAGCGAAAGAGAAGTTGCGGGCTTCTTGCTTTAGAGTCCAGATAAgtgtagtttattgaagataaaagttctgagttgcaaagttacaaccagacatcttaaaggttacatggtgacaacagtttgcaggtatcctctctccaagcacggatcagagcaatacaaaaaaccatttcagtattctcagtttaaatgcagtctttcagtgacatcatgatttttctttaaacTAATCACATGTTTCTTTTGGTTACAGTTATACAATCTCTTAATCAGTCCAAGTATCTAACACTGTCCAGATCTCGCTGGTGGGGCTAGCTTTTACGACCCCATCATAAACCAAACTTGTTCTAAGCCTGAAGGTAATTTAACTTTTTAGTCAAAGCAAGGA
Protein-coding regions in this window:
- the LOC117413083 gene encoding mucin-2-like, whose protein sequence is MKAPVALCFWICATGLIPAFTSTDVADTSSSASTTLLPPNANETTDHSSLVNSTDLVSNETTGNSSLVNSTDLVSNETTGNSSLVNSTDLVSNETTGNSSLVNSTDLVSNETTGNSSLANSTGLVSKETADNSSLVNSTTDTSSPAPNTTHVSSTTPGTSETQVTTNISSTSAPMTLSSTMPGNDSYTSQYKSSVNTMTPLPTSNGTMIRSSPEPPASTAESTTTSQVSNPTASTTASAVIQQDTRGGKSGNSTTDGIVSQKIRPLSGSAVAVTVIGTIVVLGLLVGALVWKKRERYTRLEEDQPVGSQSNYTNPVYGL